One Nocardia iowensis DNA window includes the following coding sequences:
- the hsaC gene encoding iron-dependent extradiol dioxygenase HsaC: MGIRSLAYLRIEATDMAAWREYGLKVLGMVEGKGGNPDALYLRMDEFPARLVIVPGEQDRLQISGWETANAAELQDIRSRLEAAGVPYKEGTAAELADRRVHELIRFDDPSGNTLEAFHGAALEHRRVVSPYGHRFVTEEQGLGHVVLSTKDDKAALEFYRDVLGFRLRDSMRLPPQMVGRPADGEPAWLRFFGCNPRHHSLAFLPMPTPSGIVHLMLEVEEADDVGLCLDRALRKKVRMSATLGRHVNDKMLSFYMKTPGGFDVEFGCEGLEVDDNDWIARESTAVSLWGHDFTVGQRQQ, from the coding sequence ATGGGGATTCGATCACTCGCTTATCTGCGCATCGAGGCGACCGATATGGCCGCCTGGCGCGAGTATGGGCTCAAAGTGCTCGGCATGGTCGAAGGCAAGGGCGGGAATCCGGACGCGCTGTACCTGCGGATGGACGAATTCCCGGCTCGGCTGGTGATCGTGCCCGGTGAACAGGACCGGCTGCAGATCTCGGGCTGGGAAACCGCCAATGCCGCAGAGCTGCAAGACATCCGGAGTCGACTGGAGGCGGCGGGCGTGCCCTACAAGGAGGGTACCGCCGCGGAACTGGCCGATCGGCGGGTGCACGAGCTGATCCGGTTCGATGATCCCTCCGGCAACACCCTCGAGGCGTTTCACGGTGCGGCGCTGGAACATCGGCGAGTGGTGAGCCCGTACGGTCACCGGTTCGTCACCGAGGAGCAGGGGCTCGGGCACGTGGTGCTCAGCACCAAGGACGACAAGGCCGCGCTGGAGTTCTATCGCGACGTACTCGGCTTCCGGCTGCGCGACTCGATGCGACTGCCACCGCAGATGGTCGGGCGTCCCGCCGACGGTGAACCCGCTTGGCTGCGCTTCTTCGGCTGCAACCCGCGGCACCACTCGCTCGCCTTCCTGCCGATGCCGACACCGAGCGGCATCGTGCACCTGATGCTCGAGGTCGAGGAAGCCGATGATGTCGGGCTTTGCCTCGATCGCGCGCTGCGCAAGAAGGTGCGCATGTCGGCGACCCTCGGCAGGCACGTCAACGACAAGATGCTCTCCTTCTACATGAAGACGCCGGGCGGCTTCGACGTCGAATTCGGCTGCGAGGGACTCGAAGTCGACGACAATGACTGGATTGCCCGCGAATCCACCGCCGTGAGTCTGTGGGGCCACGACTTCACGGTCGGGCAGCGCCAGCAGTGA
- the hsaA gene encoding 3-hydroxy-9,10-secoandrosta-1,3,5(10)-triene-9,17-dione monooxygenase oxygenase subunit: MTQEVTERVDALLPTLRERAQEAEDLRRIPDESMKALQETGFFRLLQPKQWGGHAADPVVFYDTVRKIASACGSTGWVAGIVGVHNWHLALYSQQAQEDVWGEDTEVRISSSYAPMGAGLAVDGGYLVNGAWAWSSGCDHATWAVLGGPVIKDGKPVDFGSFLIPRDDYRIDDVWNVVGLRGTGSNTVVVKDIFVPSHRFLSFRAMSEMKSPGLEQNTDPVYKMPWGTVHPTTISAPIVGMAYGAYEAHVEHQGKRVRAAYAGEKAKDDPFAKVRIAEASSDIDAAWRQLSGNVADEYALLVAGKDVPFDLRVRARRDQVRATGRSIAAIDKLFESSGATALANGTPLQRFWRDAHAGRVHAANDPERAYLMYGTHEFGLPVTDGMV, translated from the coding sequence ATGACGCAAGAAGTGACCGAACGGGTCGACGCGCTGTTGCCGACGCTGCGCGAGCGCGCGCAGGAGGCCGAGGACCTGCGGCGTATCCCCGACGAATCCATGAAGGCGTTGCAGGAGACCGGTTTCTTCCGGCTGCTGCAGCCCAAGCAGTGGGGCGGTCACGCGGCCGACCCGGTGGTCTTCTACGACACGGTGCGCAAGATCGCGAGCGCGTGCGGGTCCACCGGCTGGGTGGCAGGCATTGTCGGCGTACACAATTGGCATCTGGCGCTGTACTCGCAGCAGGCGCAGGAAGACGTCTGGGGCGAGGACACCGAGGTGCGGATCTCCTCGTCCTACGCGCCGATGGGCGCGGGCCTCGCCGTCGACGGTGGATACCTCGTCAACGGCGCGTGGGCCTGGTCGTCCGGCTGTGACCATGCCACCTGGGCGGTGCTCGGCGGGCCGGTGATCAAGGACGGCAAGCCGGTCGACTTCGGCAGCTTCCTCATCCCGCGCGACGACTACCGCATCGACGACGTCTGGAACGTGGTCGGCCTGCGTGGCACCGGATCCAATACCGTTGTGGTGAAGGACATTTTCGTTCCATCGCACCGGTTCCTGAGTTTCCGCGCGATGAGCGAGATGAAATCGCCCGGCCTGGAACAGAACACCGACCCGGTGTACAAGATGCCTTGGGGCACCGTTCATCCCACGACCATCTCGGCCCCCATCGTCGGCATGGCCTACGGCGCGTACGAGGCGCATGTCGAACATCAGGGCAAGCGGGTGCGCGCGGCGTACGCGGGCGAGAAGGCGAAGGACGATCCGTTCGCCAAGGTGCGGATCGCGGAGGCGTCCAGCGATATCGACGCGGCCTGGCGGCAGCTGTCCGGCAATGTCGCCGACGAGTACGCATTACTGGTCGCGGGTAAGGATGTCCCGTTCGACCTGCGGGTACGGGCCCGGCGCGACCAGGTGCGGGCCACCGGTCGTTCGATTGCCGCCATCGACAAGCTCTTCGAGAGTTCGGGTGCTACGGCGTTGGCGAACGGCACTCCGCTGCAACGCTTCTGGCGTGACGCGCACGCGGGCCGGGTGCACGCCGCCAACGATCCCGAGCGGGCCTACCTCATGTACGGCACGCACGAGTTCGGGCTGCCCGTCACCGACGGCATGGTGTAG
- a CDS encoding acetaldehyde dehydrogenase (acetylating), with protein MSENGTVTAAIVGSGNISTDLLYKLLRSTAIEPRWMIGIDPDSEGLKRARGLGLETSAEGVDWLLGRSELPELIFEATSAYVHRAAAPKYAEAGIRAVDLTPAAVGPAVVPPVNLGANLDAPNVNMITCGGQATIPIVAAVSRVVPVVYAEIVASVSSVSAGPGTRANIDEFTKTTSRGVETIGGAQRGKAIIILNPAEPPMIMRDTIFCAIPEDADTDAITDSIHRMVADIQQYVPGYRLLNDPQFDPPSVISGGMAKVSVFVEVEGAGDFLPPYAGNLDIMTAAATQVGEVIAGQIVSARV; from the coding sequence GTGTCCGAGAACGGGACCGTCACCGCCGCGATCGTCGGGTCCGGCAATATCAGTACCGATCTGCTCTACAAACTGTTGCGTTCTACGGCCATCGAGCCGCGGTGGATGATCGGGATCGATCCGGACAGTGAGGGTTTGAAGCGGGCCCGCGGGCTGGGGTTGGAAACCTCTGCCGAGGGGGTGGACTGGCTGTTGGGCCGATCCGAGCTGCCCGAGCTGATTTTCGAGGCGACCTCGGCGTATGTGCATCGTGCCGCCGCTCCGAAGTATGCCGAAGCGGGTATCCGCGCGGTGGACCTCACGCCCGCCGCCGTGGGGCCCGCGGTGGTGCCGCCGGTGAATCTCGGTGCGAATCTGGATGCGCCGAACGTCAACATGATCACCTGCGGTGGCCAGGCCACCATCCCGATCGTGGCGGCGGTATCGCGCGTCGTGCCAGTCGTTTACGCGGAAATCGTCGCCTCCGTCTCGTCGGTGTCCGCGGGTCCCGGTACGCGCGCCAATATCGATGAGTTCACCAAAACCACCAGTCGTGGGGTCGAAACCATCGGCGGCGCGCAGCGCGGCAAGGCGATCATCATCCTCAACCCGGCCGAACCGCCGATGATCATGCGCGACACCATCTTCTGCGCCATCCCCGAGGACGCGGACACCGACGCCATCACCGATTCCATTCATCGCATGGTGGCCGACATCCAGCAGTATGTGCCGGGCTACCGGTTGCTCAACGATCCCCAGTTCGACCCGCCGTCGGTGATCTCGGGTGGGATGGCGAAGGTTTCGGTGTTCGTCGAGGTGGAAGGCGCGGGTGACTTCCTGCCGCCGTATGCGGGCAACCTCGACATCATGACTGCCGCCGCCACCCAAGTCGGCGAGGTTATCGCCGGTCAAATCGTCTCGGCACGGGTGTAA
- a CDS encoding NAD(P)/FAD-dependent oxidoreductase — MIVGSGFAGFACAKRLCRILGRTGRATEVLLVTPNDYMLYTPLLPDVAGGLIDPRFVAISLADALPRVRLVIGKAEAVDLGKKTITVSSEHQPERELSWDRLVLTPGSVTRLFDVPGVAEHAHGLKTVAEALYLREQLLRQLELADFEDDPEVRRARRTVVVVGASYAGTELIAQLRALADTYAARRGFDPAEIRFVLLDMAERVMPEVGDRLSDKVLSVLRERDIDIRLKTSLKELTDSQAVLTDGTVVPTYTCAWVTGVTGAPMLETLDLPMERGRLVVDAKLGVPGHPDVFAGGDAAAVPDLTKPGKITPPTAQHASRQGKALARNVAASLGIGVAAPYKHRDMGLVVDLGPHFAVANPLGVNLSGFPAKAVTRAYHTVAVPRPVNRWAISLGYLTNSVTPRPLSLLGLVSPEEASFGSSEGIPSRR, encoded by the coding sequence GTGATTGTTGGTAGCGGGTTTGCCGGGTTCGCTTGCGCCAAGAGGTTGTGCCGGATTTTGGGGCGGACGGGGCGGGCTACCGAGGTCTTGCTGGTTACGCCCAATGACTACATGTTGTATACGCCGTTGTTGCCGGATGTGGCCGGTGGATTGATCGATCCGCGGTTTGTGGCGATTTCGCTGGCCGATGCGCTGCCGCGGGTTCGGCTGGTGATCGGTAAGGCGGAAGCGGTCGATCTGGGGAAGAAGACGATCACCGTGAGTAGTGAGCATCAGCCGGAGCGGGAATTGTCTTGGGATCGGCTGGTTCTGACGCCGGGGTCGGTGACGCGGCTGTTCGACGTGCCCGGTGTGGCCGAGCACGCGCACGGCCTGAAGACGGTGGCGGAAGCGCTGTACCTGCGCGAACAGTTGCTGCGGCAGCTGGAGCTGGCCGACTTCGAGGACGACCCGGAGGTGCGCCGGGCCCGGCGGACCGTCGTTGTGGTCGGCGCGTCCTATGCGGGGACCGAGCTCATCGCGCAATTGCGGGCGCTGGCCGACACCTACGCGGCCCGGCGCGGCTTCGACCCGGCCGAGATTCGCTTCGTGCTGCTCGACATGGCCGAACGGGTGATGCCGGAGGTGGGTGATCGGCTGAGCGACAAGGTCCTGAGCGTGCTACGCGAACGCGACATCGACATCCGGCTGAAAACCTCGCTGAAGGAACTGACGGACAGCCAGGCGGTGCTCACCGACGGCACCGTCGTCCCGACCTACACCTGCGCCTGGGTGACCGGAGTAACCGGTGCACCAATGCTCGAAACGCTCGACCTGCCGATGGAACGGGGACGCTTGGTGGTCGACGCGAAGCTCGGCGTACCCGGTCACCCAGACGTCTTCGCGGGCGGTGATGCGGCGGCGGTGCCCGACCTCACCAAACCCGGCAAGATCACCCCGCCGACGGCGCAGCACGCGTCCCGGCAGGGCAAGGCGCTCGCCAGGAATGTCGCCGCCAGTCTCGGCATCGGCGTTGCCGCACCGTACAAACACCGCGATATGGGTCTGGTCGTCGATCTGGGACCGCACTTCGCGGTGGCGAACCCGTTGGGCGTCAACCTGTCCGGCTTCCCCGCCAAGGCGGTGACGCGCGCGTACCACACCGTCGCCGTGCCCCGGCCGGTCAACCGCTGGGCGATCTCGCTGGGCTATCTGACCAACTCGGTCACCCCGCGCCCACTGTCCCTGCTGGGACTCGTCAGTCCGGAAGAGGCGAGCTTCGGCAGCAGCGAAGGCATTCCGAGCCGTCGGTGA
- the hsaB gene encoding 3-hydroxy-9,10-secoandrosta-1,3,5(10)-triene-9,17-dione monooxygenase reductase subunit, with protein MTQSAIDGRQFRNVLGQFCTGITVITTFDDAEAPIGFACQSFAALSLDPPLILFCPTKTSRSWAAIEQSGRFCVNVLAEEQRDLCARFGSREPDKFAGAPWHTSPLALPVLDDALATIECTVESVVDGGDHYIVIGRVQALTESTTSGRPLLFYRGQYTAIEPDKTTPAPWRADLEHFLTTTTLDTWL; from the coding sequence ATGACCCAATCCGCCATCGATGGCAGGCAATTCCGCAATGTGCTCGGTCAGTTCTGCACCGGCATTACCGTCATCACCACCTTCGATGATGCCGAGGCGCCGATCGGTTTCGCCTGCCAATCCTTCGCCGCCCTCTCCCTCGACCCGCCCCTGATCCTGTTCTGCCCCACTAAAACTTCCCGCTCCTGGGCGGCCATCGAACAATCCGGCCGCTTCTGCGTCAATGTCCTCGCCGAAGAGCAACGCGACCTGTGCGCCCGCTTCGGCTCCCGCGAACCCGACAAATTCGCCGGCGCCCCCTGGCACACCTCCCCCCTCGCCCTCCCCGTCCTCGACGACGCCCTCGCCACCATCGAATGCACGGTGGAAAGCGTCGTAGACGGCGGCGACCATTACATAGTCATCGGCCGAGTCCAAGCCCTCACCGAATCCACCACCTCCGGCCGCCCCCTCCTCTTCTACCGAGGCCAATACACCGCCATAGAACCCGACAAAACCACCCCCGCCCCCTGGCGCGCCGACCTCGAACACTTCCTCACCACCACCACCCTCGACACCTGGCTGTAG
- a CDS encoding cupin domain-containing protein, producing MTETRPALAAALDLAPHPEGGWFRETWRSAVEFTPDGYDGARSSATAIHFLLLPGEQSAPHTVRSDELWLWHRGGPLLLNIGGEEIVLGPDVEGGQLLQAVVPGGVRQAARPAGDEYVLVSCLVSPGFDFADFEMN from the coding sequence ATGACCGAGACCCGACCCGCGCTCGCCGCCGCCCTCGACCTGGCCCCACATCCGGAGGGTGGCTGGTTCCGCGAAACCTGGCGCAGCGCCGTAGAATTCACCCCGGACGGCTATGACGGCGCACGGTCCAGCGCAACCGCGATCCACTTCCTGCTGCTGCCCGGTGAGCAGTCCGCGCCCCATACGGTCCGCTCCGATGAACTGTGGCTCTGGCATCGCGGCGGTCCGCTGCTGCTGAACATCGGCGGCGAGGAGATCGTCCTCGGCCCCGACGTCGAAGGCGGTCAGCTGCTACAAGCCGTCGTGCCCGGTGGAGTCCGCCAGGCCGCACGGCCAGCGGGCGACGAGTACGTCCTGGTGAGCTGCCTGGTCTCCCCCGGCTTCGACTTCGCCGACTTTGAAATGAACTGA
- a CDS encoding 2-keto-4-pentenoate hydratase has translation MLSDAVRTELADELERAERDRVPIDPLVSRYPDIDVVDAYEIQLINIRRRLDTGARVVGHKVGLSSKAMQQMMGVDEPDYGHLLAEMEVYEDVPVEAGRYLFPRVEVEVGFVLGADLPGADCTEADVLAATVAFAPAIELIDSRIKDWNIGLMDTISDNASSAGYVLGPERVAPENIDIKAIDAVLTRNGEVVAEGRSDAVLGDPVIAVAWLARKVASFGVRLKAGDIVLPGSCTRAIDARPGDGFHAEFAGLGSVRLQFI, from the coding sequence GTGCTGTCCGACGCGGTACGAACCGAACTGGCCGATGAACTCGAGCGCGCCGAGCGCGACCGAGTGCCGATCGACCCGCTGGTCAGCCGGTATCCGGATATCGATGTGGTCGATGCCTACGAGATCCAGCTGATCAATATCCGGCGCCGGCTCGACACCGGCGCCAGGGTGGTGGGGCACAAGGTCGGGCTCTCGTCCAAGGCCATGCAGCAGATGATGGGTGTGGATGAACCCGACTACGGTCATCTGCTCGCGGAAATGGAAGTCTACGAAGACGTCCCGGTCGAGGCCGGTCGCTACCTGTTTCCGCGCGTCGAGGTCGAGGTCGGGTTCGTGCTCGGCGCCGACCTGCCCGGCGCGGATTGCACCGAGGCCGACGTGCTCGCCGCGACGGTGGCTTTCGCGCCCGCCATCGAGCTGATCGATTCGCGGATCAAGGACTGGAATATCGGGTTGATGGACACCATCTCCGACAACGCGTCCTCCGCGGGGTACGTGCTCGGCCCGGAGCGGGTAGCGCCCGAGAACATCGACATCAAGGCGATCGACGCGGTGCTCACCCGCAACGGCGAGGTGGTGGCCGAGGGCCGCAGCGACGCCGTGCTCGGTGATCCGGTGATCGCGGTCGCCTGGCTCGCCCGCAAGGTCGCGAGCTTCGGGGTCCGGCTGAAGGCGGGCGACATCGTGCTGCCCGGCTCGTGCACCCGCGCCATCGACGCCAGGCCGGGCGATGGGTTTCATGCCGAGTTCGCTGGGCTCGGTTCTGTCCGTTTGCAATTCATTTAG
- the hsaD gene encoding 4,5:9,10-diseco-3-hydroxy-5,9,17-trioxoandrosta-1(10),2-diene-4-oate hydrolase, whose protein sequence is MTSTVELTAESTSRYAQVRPDLRLHYHEAGEGNGPTIVLLHGGGPGASSWSNFARNIPVLAQNFHVLAVDQPGYGRSDKPTEHPQYFVHSASALKDLLDHLQITSRVHLLGNSLGGGTAVRFALDYPDRAGKLVLMGPGGLSTNLFSPDPTEGVKLLAKFSYEPTRENLEAFLRIMVFDQSLITDELIDERFASASTPESLAAARAMGKSFAGADFEKGMLWRDVYTLRQPVLLIWGREDRVNPLDGALVATKSIPRVQLHVFGGCGHWAQLEKFHEFNRLAIDFLAGTKEK, encoded by the coding sequence GTGACCTCTACCGTGGAACTGACCGCCGAGTCGACCTCTCGCTACGCGCAGGTGCGGCCGGACCTGCGGCTGCACTACCACGAAGCGGGCGAAGGCAACGGGCCGACGATCGTGCTGCTGCACGGCGGCGGGCCCGGCGCGTCGTCTTGGTCGAACTTCGCCCGCAACATCCCGGTGCTGGCGCAGAATTTTCATGTGCTCGCCGTGGATCAGCCCGGGTACGGTCGCTCGGACAAGCCGACCGAGCATCCGCAGTACTTCGTGCACAGCGCTTCGGCGCTGAAGGATCTGCTCGATCACCTGCAGATCACCTCGCGGGTACATCTGCTCGGCAATTCCCTCGGCGGCGGCACCGCCGTCCGGTTCGCACTGGACTACCCCGATCGGGCAGGCAAGCTGGTGCTGATGGGCCCGGGTGGGCTGAGCACCAACCTGTTCTCGCCCGATCCCACCGAAGGCGTGAAGCTGCTCGCCAAGTTCAGCTACGAGCCGACCAGGGAAAACCTGGAAGCGTTCCTGCGGATCATGGTCTTCGATCAGTCACTGATCACCGACGAGCTGATCGACGAACGGTTCGCCTCGGCCAGCACGCCGGAATCGCTCGCCGCGGCCAGGGCGATGGGAAAGTCCTTCGCCGGTGCGGATTTCGAGAAGGGCATGCTCTGGCGGGACGTCTACACGCTGCGTCAGCCGGTGCTGTTGATCTGGGGACGTGAGGATCGGGTCAACCCGCTCGACGGGGCACTCGTCGCGACCAAGTCGATCCCACGGGTGCAGCTGCACGTGTTCGGCGGCTGCGGGCACTGGGCACAGTTGGAGAAGTTCCACGAATTCAACCGGCTGGCAATTGATTTCCTCGCCGGTACCAAGGAGAAGTGA
- a CDS encoding saccharopine dehydrogenase NADP-binding domain-containing protein — protein MTSTSTTESSKTIAIYGATGITGGYALTELRRRGFTPILVGRNAERIRAAAVAADLPDAAIRVAELGDHDALVAAFTGADVVISSLPAYVEHGPAVLAAAIDAGAHYTDMSGEQLFLKRVFDEFGPRAEAAGVTLVSGVTDSNLPGDLLGYLTTRRVAGPAEVVLSHLSKSSGNGSKGSAKTVFASLDWFRSGGWNYADGEFHTGATAKHSSMTFPGDTESTSVAKFPQPPVLTIPRHSNVSYVEGVLATSILDTLSGFTEEIIDSLPDAPSADLRYDLVVDAFGADGRTVRGVVSGVHSYRDSALMAVEAAARLMDGTPKPGALAAAEAFDAADFLDALAPFDITWRIEEL, from the coding sequence ATGACATCGACGAGCACTACCGAATCCAGCAAGACCATCGCCATCTACGGCGCCACCGGCATCACCGGCGGCTACGCCCTCACCGAACTGCGCCGACGTGGCTTCACGCCGATTCTGGTGGGCCGCAACGCGGAACGCATCCGCGCCGCGGCGGTGGCCGCCGACCTGCCCGACGCCGCGATCCGGGTGGCCGAGCTCGGCGACCACGACGCGCTGGTGGCCGCGTTCACCGGCGCGGATGTGGTGATCAGCAGCCTGCCCGCGTACGTGGAACACGGTCCCGCGGTGCTGGCGGCGGCGATCGACGCCGGGGCGCACTACACCGACATGTCCGGCGAGCAGCTGTTCCTGAAGCGGGTGTTCGACGAATTCGGCCCGCGTGCCGAGGCCGCCGGGGTGACCCTGGTCTCCGGTGTCACCGACAGCAATCTGCCCGGCGACCTGCTCGGTTATCTGACCACCCGGCGAGTGGCCGGGCCGGCCGAGGTGGTGCTCAGTCATCTGAGCAAGAGCAGCGGCAACGGCTCCAAGGGCAGCGCGAAGACGGTGTTCGCCAGCCTCGACTGGTTCCGCAGCGGAGGCTGGAACTATGCGGACGGCGAATTCCACACCGGCGCAACGGCTAAGCACTCCTCGATGACCTTTCCCGGTGATACCGAATCGACCTCGGTCGCGAAATTCCCGCAGCCGCCGGTGCTCACGATCCCCCGTCATTCGAACGTCTCCTACGTCGAGGGGGTGCTGGCCACCTCGATTCTCGACACGCTGAGCGGTTTCACCGAGGAGATCATCGACTCGCTGCCGGACGCACCCAGTGCGGATCTGCGCTACGACCTGGTCGTCGACGCGTTCGGGGCGGACGGCCGGACGGTCCGCGGCGTGGTGAGTGGTGTGCACTCCTACCGTGATTCGGCACTGATGGCGGTCGAGGCCGCCGCACGACTGATGGACGGCACTCCGAAGCCGGGGGCGCTGGCCGCGGCCGAGGCATTCGACGCGGCCGACTTCCTCGACGCGCTCGCGCCCTTCGACATCACCTGGCGCATCGAAGAACTCTGA
- a CDS encoding Rieske 2Fe-2S domain-containing protein: MAVTPQGSGAKVRELDVGTVPTRYARGWHCLGLAKSFRDGKPHAVNVFGTKLVIWADSAGALRVLDAYCRHMGGDLSMGEVKGDDIACPFHDWRWSGVNGKCTAIPYGRRVPPLARTRKWTTLERNGQLFVWHDVEGSQPPPEVTIPHIEGPYTDADGNPTEELDSGWTEWVWNSMLIEGANCREIIDNVVDMAHFFYIHFAFPTYFKNVFEGHIATQFLETKGRPDIGMASKYGGDTLLKSEASYFGPSYMINPLINIYSGYEVKSVLINCHYPVTQDSFVLQWGITLEKPKGVEGEMADKLAAKMSEGISVGFLQDVEIWKHKSKVENPLLCEEDGPVYQLRRWYDQFYVDAADVTEKMTQRFEFEVDTTKANEAWEAEVAENLRRKRESDEAKEAEAEAGV, from the coding sequence ATGGCAGTTACCCCACAGGGGAGCGGTGCGAAGGTCCGGGAGCTAGATGTCGGTACCGTGCCCACCCGGTATGCGAGGGGATGGCATTGCCTCGGTCTGGCCAAGTCGTTCCGCGACGGCAAGCCACACGCCGTCAATGTGTTCGGCACCAAGCTCGTCATCTGGGCCGACAGCGCCGGCGCGCTGCGCGTGCTCGACGCCTACTGCAGGCACATGGGTGGCGATCTGAGCATGGGCGAGGTCAAGGGTGACGACATCGCCTGCCCGTTCCACGACTGGCGCTGGTCCGGCGTGAACGGCAAGTGCACCGCGATTCCTTATGGGCGGCGGGTGCCGCCGCTGGCGCGTACCAGGAAATGGACCACGCTCGAGCGCAATGGCCAGCTGTTCGTCTGGCACGACGTCGAGGGCAGCCAGCCGCCGCCCGAGGTGACCATCCCGCACATCGAGGGTCCCTACACCGACGCGGACGGCAATCCGACCGAAGAACTCGACAGCGGCTGGACCGAATGGGTCTGGAATTCGATGCTGATCGAGGGCGCCAACTGCCGCGAGATCATCGACAACGTGGTCGACATGGCGCACTTCTTCTACATCCACTTCGCCTTCCCCACCTACTTCAAGAACGTCTTCGAGGGCCACATCGCCACTCAGTTCCTGGAGACCAAGGGCAGGCCGGACATCGGGATGGCGTCCAAATACGGCGGCGACACCCTGCTGAAGTCGGAGGCGTCCTACTTCGGGCCGTCCTACATGATCAATCCACTGATCAATATCTACAGCGGTTACGAGGTCAAGAGCGTCCTGATCAACTGCCACTACCCGGTGACCCAGGATTCGTTCGTCCTGCAGTGGGGCATCACGCTGGAGAAGCCGAAGGGCGTCGAGGGCGAGATGGCGGACAAGCTGGCCGCGAAGATGTCCGAGGGCATCAGCGTCGGCTTCCTGCAGGACGTCGAGATCTGGAAGCACAAGTCCAAGGTGGAGAATCCACTGCTCTGTGAGGAAGACGGCCCGGTCTACCAGCTGCGTCGCTGGTACGACCAGTTCTATGTGGACGCGGCCGACGTCACCGAGAAGATGACCCAGCGCTTCGAGTTCGAGGTGGACACCACCAAGGCCAACGAGGCATGGGAAGCCGAGGTCGCGGAGAACCTCCGGCGCAAGCGGGAATCCGACGAGGCCAAGGAAGCGGAAGCGGAGGCCGGAGTCTGA
- the dmpG gene encoding 4-hydroxy-2-oxovalerate aldolase — MAYSAELDIRVTDTSLRDGSHHKRHQFTATEVRDIVAALDGAGVPVIEVTHGDGLGGSSFNYGFSKTPEQELVKIAAETAKQAKIAVLMLPGVGVKEDIKISQDNGASICRIATHCTEADVSIQHFGLARELGLETVGFLMMSHSQPPEVLAKQARIMADAGCQCVYVVDSAGALVLEQVTDRVAALVAELGADAQVGFHGHENLDLAVANSIYAIRAGATQIDGSARRFGAGAGNTPVEALVGVCDKLDIKTGIDFFAIADAAEDVVRPAMPQECLLDRSSLMMGYAGVYSSFLKHAERQAERYGVSAAEMLVRAGKRKLVGGQEDQLIDIALELEREQSAVSA, encoded by the coding sequence ATGGCCTATTCAGCAGAACTCGACATCCGCGTCACCGATACCTCGTTGCGCGACGGATCGCACCACAAGCGCCACCAGTTCACCGCCACCGAGGTACGGGACATCGTCGCCGCCCTGGACGGCGCGGGTGTGCCGGTCATCGAGGTCACCCACGGCGACGGCCTCGGCGGCTCGTCGTTCAACTACGGCTTCTCCAAAACCCCTGAGCAGGAACTGGTCAAGATCGCGGCGGAGACGGCGAAGCAGGCCAAGATCGCGGTCCTGATGCTGCCCGGTGTCGGTGTCAAGGAAGACATCAAGATCTCCCAGGACAATGGCGCGTCCATCTGCCGCATCGCCACCCACTGCACCGAAGCCGATGTCTCCATCCAGCACTTCGGCCTGGCCCGCGAACTCGGGCTGGAAACCGTTGGCTTCCTGATGATGTCGCACAGTCAACCGCCGGAGGTGCTGGCCAAACAGGCCCGCATCATGGCCGATGCGGGCTGCCAGTGCGTCTACGTGGTCGATTCCGCCGGAGCCCTTGTGCTCGAGCAGGTCACCGATCGTGTCGCCGCCCTGGTCGCCGAACTCGGTGCCGATGCCCAGGTCGGGTTCCACGGTCACGAGAACCTGGATCTCGCGGTCGCCAACTCCATCTACGCCATTCGCGCGGGCGCTACCCAAATCGACGGTAGTGCCCGGCGTTTCGGTGCGGGCGCGGGCAATACGCCGGTCGAAGCGCTGGTCGGCGTGTGCGACAAACTCGACATCAAGACGGGCATCGACTTCTTCGCGATCGCCGACGCCGCCGAAGATGTCGTCCGTCCGGCCATGCCGCAGGAATGCCTGCTGGACCGCTCGTCCCTGATGATGGGTTACGCGGGCGTCTACTCCAGTTTCCTCAAGCACGCCGAGCGGCAGGCCGAACGTTACGGCGTTTCCGCCGCCGAAATGCTGGTTCGCGCTGGCAAGCGCAAGCTCGTCGGCGGCCAGGAAGACCAGCTCATCGACATTGCCCTCGAGCTCGAGCGGGAGCAGTCGGCAGTCTCCGCCTGA